One window of the Pseudomonas lurida genome contains the following:
- a CDS encoding restriction endonuclease yields MIYQCNGCNRTTFEIACPWCMGSQVSPSSELTLRHLTPLDPSFYPDFQYRSKGLIQDFFGKKKEQAQLNELLNNVLRKYAELKQPYFTNFIHTTRESAGSSDDAGVPGPRLDGVYSERELFREVLIRKGFDELEGLPSLLDKLLQTTAFNSAYLGFSRELTRHIRNDLADTLRSWIEEAGTTFRSDLALFYYYLWENDLAFPNVQFNPQAASTSGVPLLPIQVFRNGLSLCEEIYFDILVERLGSQLEHFNPNQFITMYLVDAMDGFQFETFLVEIFQTIGYDVKETKKTADQGADLFVTRFGKNMVIQAKNYSGSVGNAAVQQAISAKAFYGCDEAMVVTNSYYTKSAKELAGTAGVRLIDRDGLQSYLDDYNQKLIEAFQAEEESA; encoded by the coding sequence CATCATCAGAGCTTACGTTGCGACACCTTACGCCACTGGATCCTTCTTTTTATCCCGACTTTCAATACAGATCCAAAGGCTTGATCCAAGACTTCTTCGGGAAGAAAAAGGAGCAAGCCCAGCTCAACGAGCTCCTGAATAACGTTTTGAGAAAGTACGCAGAGCTAAAGCAGCCATACTTCACGAACTTCATCCACACCACTCGCGAAAGCGCAGGTAGTAGCGATGACGCGGGCGTGCCTGGGCCACGATTGGATGGTGTGTACAGCGAGAGGGAATTGTTCAGGGAAGTCTTGATTCGCAAAGGCTTTGACGAGCTTGAAGGTCTTCCATCCCTCTTGGACAAACTGTTGCAGACCACAGCCTTCAACTCTGCATATCTGGGTTTCTCCAGAGAACTGACCCGCCACATTCGAAATGACCTTGCCGACACCTTACGTTCTTGGATTGAAGAAGCAGGGACGACTTTCAGGTCTGACTTGGCTCTGTTCTATTACTACCTTTGGGAAAATGACCTGGCTTTCCCCAATGTTCAATTCAATCCCCAGGCGGCTTCGACGTCTGGTGTACCGCTCCTCCCGATACAGGTTTTCCGGAATGGCCTGAGCCTCTGCGAGGAGATTTATTTCGATATTCTCGTCGAGCGGCTGGGATCTCAGCTGGAACATTTCAATCCGAATCAGTTCATCACCATGTATCTGGTTGACGCTATGGACGGATTTCAGTTTGAGACCTTCCTGGTTGAGATCTTCCAGACCATTGGCTATGACGTCAAAGAGACCAAGAAGACGGCTGATCAAGGCGCCGACCTTTTCGTTACCCGGTTCGGTAAAAACATGGTCATCCAGGCTAAGAACTACTCTGGCTCTGTAGGAAACGCGGCTGTGCAGCAAGCCATCTCTGCTAAAGCGTTCTACGGGTGCGACGAGGCTATGGTAGTCACGAACTCCTATTACACAAAGTCTGCAAAAGAATTGGCCGGCACGGCGGGCGTGCGGCTGATCGACCGGGATGGGCTTCAGAGTTATCTGGATGATTACAACCAGAAGCTCATTGAGGCCTTCCAGGCCGAGGAAGAAAGCGCCTAA
- a CDS encoding TIR domain-containing protein, translating to MARNVFFSFHFANDFWRTQQVRNIGALEGQKLYTANEWEEVKKKGDAAIRKWIDDSLVGKSCVVVLVGSETATRPWVLEEVIKGWNAGKGVVAIRINRLLDNHQNTSVAGSNPFDAVTLKNGTVRLSGYAKLMTPAGNDSKQVYASIQANIESWIEDAITIRKNYKP from the coding sequence ATGGCTCGAAATGTGTTCTTCAGTTTCCACTTCGCTAACGACTTCTGGCGTACTCAGCAGGTACGCAATATCGGCGCTTTGGAAGGGCAAAAGCTCTACACCGCCAATGAATGGGAGGAGGTCAAAAAAAAGGGTGACGCGGCGATTAGGAAATGGATCGACGATAGCCTGGTCGGAAAATCATGTGTAGTTGTCCTCGTGGGCTCAGAAACCGCTACCCGGCCTTGGGTATTGGAGGAGGTCATTAAGGGGTGGAACGCAGGAAAAGGCGTTGTCGCCATTCGGATCAACCGTCTTTTAGACAACCATCAGAATACGTCCGTCGCTGGCTCTAACCCCTTCGATGCCGTCACGCTAAAAAATGGCACGGTGAGGCTATCCGGCTATGCGAAGCTGATGACTCCAGCGGGGAACGATAGCAAACAGGTTTATGCTTCCATCCAGGCCAATATCGAAAGCTGGATCGAGGACGCCATCACTATTCGTAAAAATTACAAACCTTAA
- a CDS encoding SIR2 family protein — MTKVAMNRFLTEYPDALNDGLGAVFIGAGVSMAAGYPSWSGLLSDIADELEINSRNVHDLAALAQWSIQESGGATRVRNVIRKEIGPDKPIPETLDILARLPVRHIWTTNYDRLVERAFAAISRPLNSISAPKDLALRTTPGAALLYKMHGSVDRLDDIVISTDDYELFRSRRGQYLPLFQAHLTSMSMLFIGISFTDPNVRHVLSLIRESFTESPPEHFAIVRAPKRSDFKTKDEFSARLAQHNLWTKDLKRYGLLAVEIDNYDEVPALLRQIERRVAARRIWVSGSWPLEHGGTEPANIYALAEEVGRKVGETNRYLVTGAGLLVGSASLSGFLAALRNGGGWDLDRRLIARPFPQPLKGGVPKDKEWAALRQELARQAGIAIFIGGAKLVEGLPTPAEGVEREFEFAKAAGVFVLPIGAAGGAAEKICNQLQGSALSYKGSSPMRPTDKELKALADTNALATAEGRTSLVNLVFQIIDRVARVG; from the coding sequence ATGACCAAAGTGGCCATGAATCGTTTTCTCACCGAGTATCCTGACGCTTTGAATGATGGGCTCGGAGCTGTATTTATAGGCGCTGGTGTCTCCATGGCTGCAGGCTACCCTTCGTGGTCGGGCCTACTGAGTGACATCGCCGATGAGCTGGAAATCAATTCAAGAAATGTACACGACCTCGCCGCTCTGGCTCAGTGGAGCATCCAGGAGAGCGGTGGTGCCACTCGTGTTCGCAATGTCATCAGAAAAGAGATTGGCCCAGACAAGCCTATTCCTGAAACTCTGGATATCCTCGCCCGACTGCCTGTCAGGCATATTTGGACGACTAACTATGACCGGCTCGTGGAGCGTGCATTTGCGGCCATTAGCCGCCCGCTCAACTCTATTTCCGCCCCAAAAGATCTTGCTCTAAGAACCACCCCTGGCGCGGCATTGCTCTACAAAATGCACGGTTCGGTGGATCGTCTCGACGATATTGTGATATCCACAGATGACTACGAGCTTTTCCGATCCCGGCGTGGCCAATACCTCCCTCTATTCCAAGCACATCTGACCAGCATGTCGATGCTGTTCATCGGCATCAGTTTCACTGACCCAAATGTTAGACATGTGCTTTCGCTGATCAGAGAAAGTTTCACTGAGTCGCCCCCAGAACACTTTGCCATCGTCAGAGCGCCGAAAAGATCAGATTTCAAAACTAAGGATGAGTTCTCAGCCAGGCTCGCTCAGCATAATCTTTGGACTAAAGACCTGAAGCGCTATGGTCTCCTTGCAGTAGAGATTGATAACTATGACGAGGTGCCCGCTCTCCTTCGGCAGATCGAAAGGCGAGTAGCCGCGCGCAGAATTTGGGTAAGCGGTAGCTGGCCACTTGAACACGGAGGCACGGAGCCTGCGAATATTTATGCCTTGGCCGAAGAAGTTGGCCGCAAGGTAGGTGAGACCAATAGATATCTGGTCACGGGTGCTGGCTTATTGGTCGGCTCCGCTTCTCTGTCTGGCTTTCTTGCTGCTCTGCGCAACGGTGGAGGTTGGGATTTAGATCGCCGACTGATCGCTAGACCGTTTCCTCAGCCACTTAAGGGAGGAGTTCCCAAGGATAAGGAGTGGGCTGCCCTTCGTCAGGAGTTAGCCCGCCAGGCGGGTATTGCGATTTTCATTGGTGGTGCAAAGTTAGTTGAAGGCCTCCCCACACCTGCAGAGGGAGTTGAACGAGAGTTCGAGTTTGCAAAGGCCGCTGGCGTTTTCGTTCTGCCTATTGGTGCTGCAGGCGGGGCTGCCGAAAAAATATGTAACCAGCTTCAAGGTTCAGCACTTTCCTACAAGGGGAGCTCACCGATGCGACCTACCGATAAGGAGCTAAAAGCTCTGGCAGATACTAATGCTTTAGCTACCGCAGAAGGCCGGACATCCTTGGTGAATT